From the genome of Tenericutes bacterium MZ-XQ:
ATGTCAATTATGAAAAATTTTGCAAAAGAAGGTAAAACGATTCTTCTTATTACTCATAAACTCAATGAAATTAAGGAAGTCGCTGATAGTGTTACAGTACTGAGACGTGGCAAGTATATTGGAACCGAACCAGTAAAAGATGTAACTACACACCAGATGGCTGAAATGATGGTTGGACGTGAAGTATCATTTACTATAGATAAAAAGCCTGTTAAATCTGGTGAAATAAAATTAGAAATCAAAAATCTTGAGCTAATTGAAAATAATCAAAAAAAGATTAAAAATGTTTCTTTTCATGTGAAAAGCGGAGAGATTGTTGGTATCGCTGGAATTGATGGAAATGGACAAACAGAACTTATTAAAACCATCACTGGATTAACCCCAAATACAAGTGGGGAAATAATGATCGAAGGTACAAACCAAGCCAAAGCATCAATAAGAAAACGTTATGAACTAGGTCTTTCACACATCCCAGAAGATAGACAAAAATATGGTTTAATACTAGATTTTGATTTACAAAGTAACTTAATCTTACAAAATTATTATCTTAAAGATTTTCAAAAATATGGAATCCAAAATAAAAACAATATTTTAAACCACGCAAATCAGTTGATCAATGAGTTTGATATTAGAAGTGAAAAAGGTGCTAAAACTAGCGTACGCTCCATGAGTGGTGGTAATCAACAAAAAGCCATCCTGAGTCGAGAAATGTCTAAAACTCATAGCATTTTGATTGCTGTACAACCAACCCGTGGTTTAGATGTAGGTGCGATTGAGTATATTCATAAACAATTATTAGAAGAAAGACAAAATGGAAAAGCAGTTCTTTTAGTATCATATGAACTTGATGAAATTATGAATTTATCCGACCGTATTTATGTTATGTATGAAGGTGAAATAGTAGCAGAGATTGACCCTAAAAAAACTTCATTTAATGAAATGGGACTTTACATGTCTGGAGCCAAGAGAGGTGAAGCTTATGCATAAAATCAAAAAGTCATTAAACAATTTCTATCAATTAGCTAAACCGAGTTTGATTGCAGTTGCTATAGGTCTTCTATCAGGATTGGTTATCATGTTTATATTTAGTCCTATTGATGCTTTTCCTGCATTGTTCACACTCATACTTGGTGGTTTTAATGGTGGAATCAGCGGTATAGGTGATATGCTTTATTCAGCTGCACCTATTATTTTTACAGGTTTATCTGTTGCTTTTGCATTTAAAACAGGTTTATTTAACATTGGAGCTCCTGGACAAATGATGGTTGGCGCTTATGTTGCAGTTCATATTGGTGTTCTTGCGTCTCCTGGTGCTTTTCCTTTATGGATACTCGCATTACTTGCTGGTGCACTTGCTGGAGCGATTTGGGGGTTAATACCTGGACTCTTAAAAGCTGTTGCTAATGTTAACGAAGTCGTTACATCTATTATGATGAACTACATCGCTGGATATTTAGTTATTTATTTAATTAATACATACATATTATCATTAGGTGATTCAGCATCAAGAGTCATTAAAAATGCAGCAAGAATACCTCAATTAAGTTCAATTTTCCCAGGTTCATCTGCAAATATTGGTATCATCATTGCATTTGGTTTTGT
Proteins encoded in this window:
- a CDS encoding heme ABC transporter ATP-binding protein, whose translation is MQYKIEMNNITKSFGTLLANDQVTLKVKPGEIHALLGENGAGKSTLMSILFGLYQAEKGEIKINGEPVIISNPNDATQLGIGMVHQHFKLVETFTVLENIILGVEETKKGFLFYENSRKKLEDLIEKYNLKVNLDALIKDIHVGQQQKVEILKMLYRDSDILIFDEPTAVLTPQEIKELMSIMKNFAKEGKTILLITHKLNEIKEVADSVTVLRRGKYIGTEPVKDVTTHQMAEMMVGREVSFTIDKKPVKSGEIKLEIKNLELIENNQKKIKNVSFHVKSGEIVGIAGIDGNGQTELIKTITGLTPNTSGEIMIEGTNQAKASIRKRYELGLSHIPEDRQKYGLILDFDLQSNLILQNYYLKDFQKYGIQNKNNILNHANQLINEFDIRSEKGAKTSVRSMSGGNQQKAILSREMSKTHSILIAVQPTRGLDVGAIEYIHKQLLEERQNGKAVLLVSYELDEIMNLSDRIYVMYEGEIVAEIDPKKTSFNEMGLYMSGAKRGEAYA